Genomic window (Pieris rapae chromosome 12, ilPieRapa1.1, whole genome shotgun sequence):
tctaCTTCCCTGCAATCGTCTCCAGGGACTTTATACatctaacattttttttttgtgattttgtATTGTTAATGAAGTATTTAGTAATGCGTAGATATCTGCGTATACGCCGACGTATGCGTACAGTTTTAGAAAAGGAGGTTTCTTTTCGcggataaataaaatgataataaatatatattctatctattatatatataggttatTTCTTTAAAGTCCATTCAGTACTATTGATTTGGGGGATTGAGGGGGTTCCCCCCCCTCATGATTCCTCCAAATTTCTCTATATATTCTTGCATTTCTCTATGGTTCAATTCTTCATTAAGTTCCTGCCAAAGCCTCTATATCTTCTATCCACATTTTTCTGGGATCGTGTCGATCGATGATTATAGATAGGATTCTTTGCATGTTGTTGTGTTTAAAATCCTTGTTTTAACTTgtgcatatttatatatcccgcctattataattaaaaacaacaacataccggttatattgaccaaaatcaaaggtcccggctgaattctattgtattacgtacttaataacaatgtcatcggctgttacgactatcgttTTTAAGACCTTATATGAGTAGTCACtttgatgtcgttataacagattttgactgtaattaTATACTGGGTAAAGCTAATTAACGGAAATTTGTTTGAACTTTGTTAATTTGagatgataattttttttctactgGCCACATTTCGTTTAATTTGGGATGTTTTAGAATATTGTCCATATGACCAAATTATTTCCATAGCAATTCCATCGAAAACGTCATTTATAGGGTTTATTGGTTTACACAAAGCTACATAAAATCTTCttgtattgatattttttagcGTTTGAAATCCTATATAAAAACTGTAAACTGCCTCGTTTTATCACTTTGAAAACacaatttgatagaaagagaAGAAAGGCGCACTTTAGTTAGAATAATGCAAAGCTTAGTTTATATGAAACATCAATGAACCTTGTTCCTCCTAAGTCaagaaaattattcatatagttaacacaatgtacacttattaacgtcaaaaataatacatataatgcttctaattttacatttactgccaattctcaaatagtcgtagaacggaagagaagaactggtaataaactctccgccactctttttcatCGCCAAGGCCATAGGAAACAGGTTATACTCATTTCAGTAGACAAAAATCGTGTGTTTATACTGTTACactactatttaaataacaatatatataatgttatcagGTACTTTTTAATCTTACAGGTGCGGGCAACGGTAGCGGTGTGACGGATACGACGCGGCGCGGGCGCTGCAAGTGGTTTAATGTTGCTAAGGGTTGGGGGTTTATTACCCCTGACGATGGCGGGCAGGATGTCTTTGTACATCAGGTAACTAACGAGCTGTCGATTTTAAATTGAccgttattataatatttaagtatgtagaaatattttggtaCGATccatttttgatttaattcataataattgcGTTATTTCTGACGTGTTTAGTTCTTAGGGATACGATACTGGGAAATTAATACTTTCAATAACttatacacataaaacacTATACAATTATTGTCTTTAAggaatgtattaattaaagtcaCCTTTTTTCTTATATGAAATTgctttcacaaaaatataattgtacgatttttttttatttaaaacatttgcttttgtatgaaatactAATGAACTATATCTTTAGACTTTAATGTTACTTGAACTGAATTAAAATggttaacaatttaaattgacTCTCAatcctgaagtcgtaggtttggtacccggctgtgcacctatGTCTATCTGCcgatttaacattcgcttgtgCGGAGTAAGTGTAAATATTGTGTGGAAAACACAGACACAGAAGGTTGATCCACTTCTAGACTTGATCATGgatcagatacagaaatctcagACCTATAAGATTGTAGCACCAttggtatatataaaataaattactataatagCGTGTTTTGtcttagataaaataattaaaacgccATCTGTGGTCTGAAATTCAAACtacacaatatattttctttcgtGAGAAAGTACAGCGGATGTAACTTAtgaactataaatataacatttgtattcatacattatgaataaaaattattttatgttttatgcaTAGGAatgttggtatttcatcatactttaaactttatttaaatataagaggCTTGTATCTAGCGGTTGTACTGATAGtgcttatttgtttgttcGGCTTATCAAATCCGGATGTTTTTTACGCTATTAAACGACTGCAGGCAGGCggttaagtatatatatatataaatgtggtCTGTATGTACGCATAGCATATATTTCTACTAACAGTATGGTATATCCTGTACAGTTATAAACGGATTTTATAAACTACGTTACTTATGTataatgtagtattttttaaaccgccaaatagttttttagtattcgttaaaaacataaaaatctacCCTCTTTATGATATCAGTATAGAAATCTATCTTATAAGATtatcaaaaacatataaaatatcttaaggTTTCTTTGATTTATACATGCGTAAAagtgacaaaatatttaaccgattgatgtattttttgttgttttactGTTATtagcattattttaaaatgacttatatatacatatacgtttgtagttatgaatataaattattgttaaaaatatatataatggggtttaacttatatatatttttaacaataatttatattcgtGATTAGTGACACGGACGGCTGCACCAAATAGAGTTCAAGtatataagttttacaaatattttttgttagtacATTTATAACCAAATCTTTTACAGAATGcctgtgtttaaatttattaacataataaaaaatttagctAGGAATTTACACTTAATCTATAAAACACCAAAGACTGAATTTAAATGTCGTATTACTCATCAATATAATcaaaaagtaaagaaaaaatacaaaaatagttcgTAGAACTTGTGAACGGAATCTTACGCATCGGCTAGTCATAAAATAGGTCATGACTACATTATTGAGTTCCGATAAAGTCCAATATTTTGACACGCTTGCTCCATACTTGTTCCGGTGGAGGGGTGCGATAACCAGAAAACGCCGATAAATACGCCTCTATTTCATTCATTAATTTCGTCATTGAGCAATTCTACAATCAGTTTGACAAAGTTCTAAATGTAGGAATACTTTCAAATTTTTGCCACCAGAGGCGCTGCCTAACTTTGCCAAAGTTCTTTTAGGATACAGTACTTTATACTATATCTTTTTCACATTCACACACATTTATAGACAAGAACGAAATAGATAACACTAACACATGCAATATCAAGTActgtttttgaaataatattttaataacttattaaaagcACTTAGACACAAACAGACAATTAGATAGGAAtttgtaaaagttaaaaaaaaataagaaaaatattttcgattAATCTACTAATATTGAGATTGAAAAAAACTGTTTACATAATACCGTAGGGTaagaaatataagtaaaatgttCACTGTGTGTCAATAACCGATCAAACGAtagtttttctaaaatatctttatttatcaatCCAAATTTGCATTTTAGATTATAGATCGAGTAATCAAAGCAGCGGGAATAGTTGAAATCGCTTTCAATTTTGTCatgaagaaaattttatcttttcttTTTCCATTATAcgtattaaatgaataaatccCGCCTTTACAGAGCGTCATCAAAATGCCAGGCTTCAGATCACTTGGTGATGAAGAGGAGGTGGAATTCGAGTGCAAAGAGTCCGATAAAGGTCTGGAGGCTACTCGGGTCTCTGGGCCATCATCGGTGGACTGTCAGGGGTCACACAGACGTCCGTTGTCCAAAAAACGCTTCAGGAAGTTGCGGTAATtcatagtttaatattttatcatatttgtTTCACTTTTATcagcaattttaatttaaaatataatgttaaaaaatatgcgGATGTCAAACCAAGCGGATagagttaaatattaacttcatagttaatatttaacattatcatttaactatgaaattaatatttaacattacacAATAATATGAACCGTTTATTGAGATAATGATGAAATTTAATCGAATGAATGTGACATCACGAATTGTCACGAATATGCATTGTAATCAATCCACGCCTCAACCTACGAATCATAGTTTCTTcgtgtttatataaatttttcccGTGACTTCACACGCGTAAACATATTTAAGGAATCGGGTAGTCTATTCCATGTCAGCTGCCAGATCCAATGAAGTATTGACGATTGGGTTAGATATTAGAACTAGTGTGTGAAAGactttttaatcatttaaaaaaaagatcacttgtaattttaataaaattcgtaTAATTGGAATAATAATTGGAGCTATTATTAGTTCGGCACTTgattaagagaaaaaaattattcttctAAATTGTCAGTTTTTAAAGGGGTAGAATGGACTCTCGAAAATCgtcaagttttataatatatgaagcAGCGTGCTCCTCATCACacctttcaaaaattaatcgttaaacgttaaattaaatgagaTGATGCATCTTCCTTAGGCAGATAGACATTTATACCATAAAATAACACTgtcaaatttattgatttgttaCTAATCTTATTGATTActaagataaacaatatatgaaacagaatGCTGAAGAActaaaagacaaaaataaaataatattgaactttaccattaaacataaatagatTGTTACTGCtaaacaaagtcaaagtctttgctctttaaatattttctgagATCAACGTTGCTGAGGTGGAAAATATCAACATCAAATTGTCacagaattattaaattttatacgttTTAACATGTATATTGCCTTTGAAGTCAGACAGGCCAAagatgttgtttttattatgtactgGAAATTATGTTACCTGATTCccatatatactattatataaattaattgtagatATCAATTGAATATCAGCAATTGCTATTTAGTATATTCCTGTTGATAATGTTGGTGGTAACTTAAAGTTtagttaacatttaattaagtttcgcagcaaaattgtatctataatttcttaattagtTAATGCACAATTAAATAGACAGGAGAATTAAGGGTTTGTTAAAGTTGTGGCATTCTGTGCAACACTACACTACTACACTCTGTGGTGACTTTTGACAGCTCAATAAAAGCGGGAAAACGGAGCGCTGAGAGAGTTGGAGTTTTCTTGTAATACACGCAAACTCTTGCTGAGGAAATAGTGTAAATACTATTCGTATTGTTATCTTTCAGTTGCTACAACTGTGGTGAGTTCGCCAACCACATTGCAGCGAAATGCAGTTTGGGGCCACAACCGAAGAGATGTCACAACTGCAAGAGCGACGGACATCTTATTGCCGACTGTCCTATCAAGGTAAGGAGAAATAATACTTTaccttacaaaatattttttttttactaaaacgtCTATGATAAatgaaactatattaatatacaattacaaactaaaaatatatctaataactaaccttaaaatttaattattaaaaaatattattaaaaggagtccctttaggcaaggttccgaagatactagcagcgttccctctttgaatagctagactaattctttgtgcgaggtagctgccagctcttcgttctcctgtgatgtcgactaacctttttgataattccctaaacagctttaatgcgctaggaccccacggaccaagggtctcgacaccgaatgggacaaaatcatattgaaACTTACATGTGTTactgaaatatgtatttatgaagCAACATTTAGAGTTTGCTAATTTACTTGAAACAATCAACTTTATCCTTTTGCCTGTATCCCATCTAAAAtgtaagaaaagagcgtaggtaccaattcttaatagtccggcaacgcacttgcaagccctctggtattgagtgCCTATGGGCggcgtatcacttaacatcaggtgagcccgtTAGCCCTTTGTTGTATAgaaatgtaaatgttaatGCTTATATTGTttgatcataatatatattctagaTTGAGAAGAAAGATGAAACAAAGCAATCGAGCAGTTCCCAAGGCAGCCAAGAGGACAACCAATAACACGATACTTAACCGGCTTCAGTAAAGCTAAGACATCTTCGTTATTTACAGTTCAAACGTTTTAACTTAATCTTTACGAAGTATTTGACCAAAGAAGTCGGTTATAAAATTTCCCACTGACTCGTTGTATTGGTACCATAGACCATAGACATAGAGCTGTCAAATATgaatgacaaaataaaatgatctTCGAAACTTAAAATTGGCCAAAGGTTCTTAATTATTCGCGCAAGCACGCCATCTCTTTTTAATTCTTGAGTAAAGAAAGAGACGTTGAATCATTCACAGATCGTATTTAGCATAGCTTGAAACTAACAACATTGACAAAttgaattcaaaatcattcaattattgtttacataGAAAAGGCTTTTCGTGTAACTTAAGGAACTCGGCTTGCCTCAATTAACGCAAAACTATGGAAATCTTTCTTCTCTTTTTTACTCAAGTGGTGAGAGATATACAAATCGAAGactaattagtattttattatcgaCTATTATAATACGAATACACATCggcttatatttttatattaatgccTCTAAGACTACAGTTACATGGTATGGTCTTAACAGATACATCTACATATATCTCTCTCTTTCAATATCTCCATCTCACTCACGTCTCTATGTCTATGGTACGTAGTGTTTAGAGTacttttaattgaaaacaacTACCTCAtaacgttaaaatattatttgtattttagaaGACTGAATAACAAgaaagtacaaaaatatttgacgtAGATTTTACTTAAGTTTGACGTAGTACAAATTTTATGTGTTCGAGTGTTTTatactcaatttttttatacccaAAGTTGTGTGTCTTTATaatgactatttttaatataattatgttgttGTTACGCCCAATTTTATgtcatttaagaataaattttaaacgcaGACACTTTCGCGATCCTTTCGGTTGCCATTTTACAACTACTTTGTACCTCAATCTCAAAATAACTTCcctcatataatatatatatgaggtacacttatgaacgtgaaaagaaaaaatgttcTATTGATTCTAAATTACCATTTACTGTtctaactttaaatttagttcTAAATTTTCTGTTCTCAAGTCAAGGGACAaggagaactggcaagaaactcatcGCCAAGTATATAACGTATAAGTAACGATTTCCAGTTTTTCGaggtgtaataaaatatttaaaaaaatatttgtattaataattttgcagTTCATCTCGTACGTCCGAAACTTAAAATGATTATGATAGTGCTACAGTTACATTCAACTTAAACGTGACGTTTGGTACatctgtcaaatgtcaaagaTTGCGAAAGTGTCTTAGTATAAGTTTAGTTAAGGAATTGCGCAATATGCACTGCCGAATAGAcgcttgtatataaaaatacttgcgACATTTAATCCGTATAggatttataaatgttgttgaaatcaatacttttattgaatACATTTCGTTTTTGATAAGGGCACTTCAAGGTTTctctacaaaattattataattaagatttcTTAACTTGCCATAGACAATTTTTTGGTTACAATTATTTGCTCAATTAACATATTAAGTACGGAAACGTGTGAAAATTCGTCACTGccatattttgttaatgttgttttttcaataatatccAAGCAGGTTCTAGTTATTTTGTTGAAGCGATATCATGCCGATACCATTCATCAAGTCATTTTTTGTAGGATTATTTAGGTATTTGTAGGATGCATTTTCTTACTTACCTGACGTTCTACGGGTGTACCATTTAAATGTACCAATAACGTATAGACTACATATGTCTTGCTATAACTTGAAACATACAATTCgtcgtttataaaaaaaaatcaacagaTGATAGAGCGCCATAATCTTTGACAAGAGTAGCAAGcagttttttctttgaatttttacgtgtctttttattaaacatcttAGATTATCTACGTAATTCAGTACGGGcagaattttttaatagtttttcacggagtatttaattagtatttgtaAAACACCATTCATCGTGTGTAATTATCTACAGAGATATGATGCCACGCTCGCTGCACACGTATTGCGTTTTCAAAGGAAGTCCTTTATCGCTAACGAACAGTTTTTGTCTAATTGATGAAGCAATTAACATATCCGCGTATTTATCAATTTCTGATAAGTTTccccttattttatttttaaataggttaAGCGttaaagcaataataataattttaattgaccTACAACTTAAGTAGTAGTTCTGAAGTATTTGTAAGAATCGGTTTAACTTGAGAAAGTCTTCACTATGAAATCCTAACCATGGCCATCTAGTATTTGTTTCTTTAGATTCACGTGATTATAATTGCAtctttttttctgttttgatgtgtattttacaaagtgcacaaaatgtatgttataaaGTCAGTCAATTCTGTTTTCATTTACAGAACTTTGTCGTTCATTCACTGAACTTTGTCGTTCATTCAACGTTCTTGTTAATTCAAATTGTGTGCAGacttattttgagtttataccatattatgtttaaataatgttcaatctttcaacataatattacgATTAAGGTATTATATATACGGGTTTTAAGTGTCTATGTTAGAGTATAgctatttataagattttgaaGACTATTTGAAATCAACTACctcacaattttattaaaagagtttattaataagttaattgTAACATATACAAAGTCTAGCATTTTTGACTTGTCTTTGCGGGACGAGTaaagattttgtattaatCGTATGATTAGAgtttaaattttgttcttttttatttttcaaagaaaaataaaacaaaaatgtatgagtgtgttttatttcattgaagtattgtaatttgtaaccCATCCAAATCCCCAAAAATCCTTGATCTTCCATTCCACAGTTCgcctagttcgcaaaagaactCCTCgtgaaacggactgtggaagatttcCTGAAATAAAGGTGATGTTGGTGAAATTTAGTACTCATGCGGCTCGTACAATCAATTCCCAAAACCAAATCCAAACAATTCCTCATATCACTCACCGCAGTACACTTTATAGAAAACGCTAAGAGATTCTATGTCTCTGTGTAGAGAGAGAATCAAGCTGATCAGTGAGACATTGGTCATTGACAATTCGACAAGCCCTTCGCTGAATTTGGTCAAAAGGAAGAAGCTGGTATTTGGAAGCACCGGCCCAGAGATGTGAGCAGTATTCCATATGAGGCCGTACTTGAGCCTTGTAGAGCTGCATACGTTGTGCCTCAGTGAAATACTGCTTAGCCCTACCCAAAACACCCAGCTTTTTGGAAGCCAGTTTGGATTTTTCTTCCAGGTGACTGCGGAATTGGATTTATTTTGtcctttgaattataaaaGCTTGTGATTCAACTTATCTTCACTTCAGTCAGACATGTTTATAAGATTCTAGCAAAAACAAAGGCACGGTAAAAAGAAGCAATTGTATAGTTTATTTGTCTATGGTGAGAATGATCCCGGTCATCTAGTAGCTATAGACTATACTACATTTTTAAGACTCTGAAACTTTTAAAGGACGTTTCCTAAACCATCCAATAGATGACGAAGTCACTGAGAATaacttatcaaaatatttactagATGGCGTTAAAAGCCCGTCTATGAACTATAACTCTAGTAACGTTTAGTTGTTCgcgatgtttaattttattaattacgtaaTCTAACACATTAATATTCCTTACccctgaaaaaaaataacaggattttttttttttagtggTGGATCACAAACAACGGAACGTTACTTTCTCAAGTGTTTTATGACTAAATTGTTAATGTGTTGCCTCTCTAGG
Coding sequences:
- the LOC110994670 gene encoding protein lin-28 homolog, with amino-acid sequence MSGSTGGNAVPSSSAGNGSGVTDTTRRGRCKWFNVAKGWGFITPDDGGQDVFVHQSVIKMPGFRSLGDEEEVEFECKESDKGLEATRVSGPSSVDCQGSHRRPLSKKRFRKLRCYNCGEFANHIAAKCSLGPQPKRCHNCKSDGHLIADCPIKIEKKDETKQSSSSQGSQEDNQ